A DNA window from Alligator mississippiensis isolate rAllMis1 chromosome 11, rAllMis1, whole genome shotgun sequence contains the following coding sequences:
- the BNC1 gene encoding zinc finger protein basonuclin-1 isoform X4, which produces MSAAIRCTLVNCNCQCFKPGKINQRQCDQCRHGWVAHALSKLRIPNLYPTTQVEIVQSNVVFDISSLMLYGTQAVPVRLKILLDRLFSVLKQEEVIQILHALDWTLQDYIRGYVLQDASGKVLDHWSIMTSEEELATLQQFLRFGETKSIVELMAIQEKEGQSIIVPTPTTNLDIRAFIESCNPRNPNLPASLDKMSPTNIHPFENIVNNMAFMLPFQFFSPVPPPLIGSPPERHLIEQGQDRSKETKQDPQIPFSESSFLSSGSAPFEAENEKGTNSPDVTLKTEEDAPLSDSSSYNTVTKLDMTPLSPENKIKSEKNGIGPRKGRVFCTACEKTFYDKGTLKIHYNAVHLKIKHKCTIEGCNMVFSSLRSRNRHSANPNPRLHMPMNRNNRDKDLRNGLTIAGPGDSKRTDFSILTPESRPITSYASSCTDSKVQSSFPSIGQNGVLFPNLKTVQPVLPFYRSPVTPAELANTPGTLPSLPLVSSSIPEQLVSNELPFDALPKKKSRKSSMPIKIEKETVETANENSDIASSEDDMHLQVASDGELEACEHRIDKRVSEHMEKHPHSDIVQT; this is translated from the exons GCTATCCGATGCACCCTGGTGAACTGTAATTGTCAGTGCTTCAAACCTGGAAAAATAAACCAGAGACAATGTGACCAGTGCCGACATGGATGGGTAGCACATG CCCTCAGCAAATTAAGGATCCCCAACCTCTACCCAACTACCCAGGTAGAGATAGTCCAATCCAACGTGGTCTTTGATATCAGTAGCCTTATGCTGTATGGAACCCAAGCTGTTCCTGTGCGCCTAAAAATTCTGTTAGATCGGCTTTTCAGTGTCCTGAAGCAAGAAGAGGTGATACAGATTCTCCATGCACTGGACTGGACACTTCAGGATTATATACGTGGATATGTACTCCAG GATGCTTCAGGAAAAGTGCTAGATCACTGGAGCATAATGACCAGTGAAGAAGAACTGGCTACTTTGCAGCAGTTTCTTCGTTTTGGAGAAACAAAATCCATTGTAGAGCTAATGGCCATTCAAGAGAAAGAAGGGCAGTCAATTATAGTACCAACCCCTACGACTAATTTGGATATTAGAGCATTTATAGAAAGTTGCAATCCAAGAAATCCTAATCTTCCTGCTTCCTTGGACAAAATGAGTCCCACCAATATTCATCCCTTTGAGAACATTGTAAATAATATGGCTTTCATGTTACCCTTTCAGTTTTTCAGTCCAGTGCCTCCACCTTTGATAGGTTCACCGCCAGAAAGACATTTGATTGAGCAAGGTCAAGACCGCAGCAAGGAAACTAAACAAGATCCTCAAATACCATTTTCTGAAAGCAGCTTCTTAAGTTCCGGTTCTGCTCCATTTGAAGCTGAAAATGAGAAGGGCACCAACAGCCCAGATGTCACTCTTAAAACAGAAGAGGATGCTCCTCTAAGTGATTCTAGCTCCTATAACACAGTAACAAAGCTTGACATGACACCGTTATccccagaaaataaaataaaatctgaaaaaaatggcaTTGGCCCAAGGAAAGGACGTGTCTTCTGTACTGCGTGTGAAAAAACATTTTATGACAAAGGAACACTGAAGATACACTATAATGCTGTTCATCTGAAGATCAAGCATAAATGCACAATTGAAGGCTGCAATATGGTGTTTAGCTCTTTGCGTAGTCGAAATCGTCATAGCGCAAACCCCAATCCAAGACTCCATATGCCAATGAACAGAAATAACAGAGATAAAGATCTGAGAAATGGACTGACCATTGCTGGACCAGGAGATAGTAAAAGGACAGACTTTTCCATTTTAACCCCAGAAAGCAGACCAATTACTAGTTATGCCAGCTCTTGTACAGATTCAAAGGTGCAATCCAGTTTTCCCAGCATTGGGCAGAATGGTGTTCTCTTTCCAAACTTAAAGACAGTACAGCCAGTTCTTCCTTTTTATCGCAGTCCCGTCACCCCAGCTGAACTTGCTAATACACCAGGTACTCTTCCTTCTCTACCTCTTGTTTCTTCATCAATACCTGAGCAACTTGTTTCTAATGAACTGCCATTCGATGCACTACCCAAGAAGAAATCCCGTAAATCAAGTATGCCTATCAAAATAGAGAAAGAAACTGTTGAGACAGCTAATGAAAACAGTGACATTGCCAGCTCCGAAGACGATATGCATCTACAGGTGGCAAGTGATGGAGAGCTGGAGGCCTGTGAGCATAGGATAGACAAGCGGGTGAGCGAACACATGGAAAAGCACCCTCATTCAG ACATAGTTCAAACCTAA
- the BNC1 gene encoding zinc finger protein basonuclin-1 isoform X3 has protein sequence MSEAIRCTLVNCNCQCFKPGKINQRQCDQCRHGWVAHALSKLRIPNLYPTTQVEIVQSNVVFDISSLMLYGTQAVPVRLKILLDRLFSVLKQEEVIQILHALDWTLQDYIRGYVLQDASGKVLDHWSIMTSEEELATLQQFLRFGETKSIVELMAIQEKEGQSIIVPTPTTNLDIRAFIESCNPRNPNLPASLDKMSPTNIHPFENIVNNMAFMLPFQFFSPVPPPLIGSPPERHLIEQGQDRSKETKQDPQIPFSESSFLSSGSAPFEAENEKGTNSPDVTLKTEEDAPLSDSSSYNTVTKLDMTPLSPENKIKSEKNGIGPRKGRVFCTACEKTFYDKGTLKIHYNAVHLKIKHKCTIEGCNMVFSSLRSRNRHSANPNPRLHMPMNRNNRDKDLRNGLTIAGPGDSKRTDFSILTPESRPITSYASSCTDSKVQSSFPSIGQNGVLFPNLKTVQPVLPFYRSPVTPAELANTPGTLPSLPLVSSSIPEQLVSNELPFDALPKKKSRKSSMPIKIEKETVETANENSDIASSEDDMHLQVASDGELEACEHRIDKRVSEHMEKHPHSGNSWKSLSGVEGPKYFESVIEPNNKYIKETSENEMHHFEREVKPEENQALKIVSHEIVCEDPNQHYSDVKKTVTEPPVSFKEQSKPRISKNNCPELQHHLLMGGFFSTLSHRGAAFPCFEDYKDMDHVSQHEIGIQKEESRFHCDICKKTFKNPYSVKMHFKNVHLKEMHICTVEGCNAAFPSRRSRDRHSSNLNLHHKLLTKDALEFNNNHFNATYLLKDMAKEVCQDASLKHVGQTSVIFKGMNRTGSLVFPMSKTRESYSESYGYDPVNDGAVLDLSTTSSIKSESSAHSSWDSDGGSEVCTMPLDDSDESCEGPSLMPNDELYQDCSLLEKANQTFMNLPSSLPITCHICQKLYSNKGTFRAHYKTVHLRQLHKCKVPGCNTMFSSVRSRNRHSQNPNLHKSLARSPSSLH, from the exons ATGTCGGAG GCTATCCGATGCACCCTGGTGAACTGTAATTGTCAGTGCTTCAAACCTGGAAAAATAAACCAGAGACAATGTGACCAGTGCCGACATGGATGGGTAGCACATG CCCTCAGCAAATTAAGGATCCCCAACCTCTACCCAACTACCCAGGTAGAGATAGTCCAATCCAACGTGGTCTTTGATATCAGTAGCCTTATGCTGTATGGAACCCAAGCTGTTCCTGTGCGCCTAAAAATTCTGTTAGATCGGCTTTTCAGTGTCCTGAAGCAAGAAGAGGTGATACAGATTCTCCATGCACTGGACTGGACACTTCAGGATTATATACGTGGATATGTACTCCAG GATGCTTCAGGAAAAGTGCTAGATCACTGGAGCATAATGACCAGTGAAGAAGAACTGGCTACTTTGCAGCAGTTTCTTCGTTTTGGAGAAACAAAATCCATTGTAGAGCTAATGGCCATTCAAGAGAAAGAAGGGCAGTCAATTATAGTACCAACCCCTACGACTAATTTGGATATTAGAGCATTTATAGAAAGTTGCAATCCAAGAAATCCTAATCTTCCTGCTTCCTTGGACAAAATGAGTCCCACCAATATTCATCCCTTTGAGAACATTGTAAATAATATGGCTTTCATGTTACCCTTTCAGTTTTTCAGTCCAGTGCCTCCACCTTTGATAGGTTCACCGCCAGAAAGACATTTGATTGAGCAAGGTCAAGACCGCAGCAAGGAAACTAAACAAGATCCTCAAATACCATTTTCTGAAAGCAGCTTCTTAAGTTCCGGTTCTGCTCCATTTGAAGCTGAAAATGAGAAGGGCACCAACAGCCCAGATGTCACTCTTAAAACAGAAGAGGATGCTCCTCTAAGTGATTCTAGCTCCTATAACACAGTAACAAAGCTTGACATGACACCGTTATccccagaaaataaaataaaatctgaaaaaaatggcaTTGGCCCAAGGAAAGGACGTGTCTTCTGTACTGCGTGTGAAAAAACATTTTATGACAAAGGAACACTGAAGATACACTATAATGCTGTTCATCTGAAGATCAAGCATAAATGCACAATTGAAGGCTGCAATATGGTGTTTAGCTCTTTGCGTAGTCGAAATCGTCATAGCGCAAACCCCAATCCAAGACTCCATATGCCAATGAACAGAAATAACAGAGATAAAGATCTGAGAAATGGACTGACCATTGCTGGACCAGGAGATAGTAAAAGGACAGACTTTTCCATTTTAACCCCAGAAAGCAGACCAATTACTAGTTATGCCAGCTCTTGTACAGATTCAAAGGTGCAATCCAGTTTTCCCAGCATTGGGCAGAATGGTGTTCTCTTTCCAAACTTAAAGACAGTACAGCCAGTTCTTCCTTTTTATCGCAGTCCCGTCACCCCAGCTGAACTTGCTAATACACCAGGTACTCTTCCTTCTCTACCTCTTGTTTCTTCATCAATACCTGAGCAACTTGTTTCTAATGAACTGCCATTCGATGCACTACCCAAGAAGAAATCCCGTAAATCAAGTATGCCTATCAAAATAGAGAAAGAAACTGTTGAGACAGCTAATGAAAACAGTGACATTGCCAGCTCCGAAGACGATATGCATCTACAGGTGGCAAGTGATGGAGAGCTGGAGGCCTGTGAGCATAGGATAGACAAGCGGGTGAGCGAACACATGGAAAAGCACCCTCATTCAGGTAATTCATGGAAATCTCTCTCTGGGGTAGAGGGCCCAAAATATTTTGAATCTGTCATTGAGCCAAATAACAAATACATCAAGGAAACCTCTGAAAATGAAATGCATCACTTTGAGAGAGAGGTTAAGCCAGAAGAAAACCAAGCATTAAAAATAGTTTCCCATGAAATTGTGTGTGAAGATCCAAACCAACACTACAGTGATGTTAAAAAAACAGTGACTGAACCCCCTGTCTCTTTTAAAGAGCAGTCAAAGCCCAGGATTTCTAAAAACAACTGCCCCGAGTTGCAACACCATTTGCTGATGGGGGGCTTTTTCAGCACGTTGTCCCATAGGGGTGCTGCCTTTCCTTGTTTTGAAGACTATAAAGATATGGATCATGTCAGTCAACATGAAATAGGGATTCAGAAGGAAGAAAGCCGCTTTCATTGTGACATCTGTAAGAAGACATTTAAAAACCCTTACAGtgtaaaaatgcattttaaaaatgtacatcTGAAAGAAATGCATATTTGCACAGTTGAGGGCTGTAATGCTGCTTTCCCTTCTCGTAGAAGTCGAGACAG ACATAGTTCAAACCTAAATCTTCATCATAAGCTTCTGACCAAAGATGCACTGGAATTCAACAACAACCATTTCAATGCAACATACCTCTTGAAAGACATGGCTAAAGAGGTTTGTCAAGATGCGTCTTTAAAACATGTTGGACAAACTTCTGTCATCTTCAAAGGAATGAACAGAACAGGCAGCTTGGTTTTTCCAATGAGCAAAACTAGAGAATCATATTCTGAGAGTTATGGATATGATCCAGTGAATGATGGAGCTGTTCTGGATTTAAGCACTACTTCCAGTATTAAGTCTGAGAGCAGCGCACACTCCTCTTGGGATTCTGATGGAGGAAGCGAAGTATGTACCATGCCATTGGATGATAGTGATGAAAGCTGTGAAGGACCAAGTCTAATGCCCAATGATGAGCTTTATCAGGACTGTTCCTTACTGGAAAAGGCTAATCAAACCTTTATGAATTTACCTTCCAGTCTACCAATAACTTGTCATATATGCCAAAAATTGTACAGTAATAAAGGAACCTTCAGGGCCCATTACAAAACTGTGCACCTCCGCCAACTTCACAAATGTAAAGTACCAGGTTGCAACACAATGTTTTCATCTGTTCGCAGTCGAAACAGGCATAGTCAGAACCCTAACCTGCACAAAAGTCTGGCCAGGTCACCAAGTAGCCTACACTAA
- the BNC1 gene encoding zinc finger protein basonuclin-1 isoform X2, with translation MTQSIPARWAIRCTLVNCNCQCFKPGKINQRQCDQCRHGWVAHALSKLRIPNLYPTTQVEIVQSNVVFDISSLMLYGTQAVPVRLKILLDRLFSVLKQEEVIQILHALDWTLQDYIRGYVLQDASGKVLDHWSIMTSEEELATLQQFLRFGETKSIVELMAIQEKEGQSIIVPTPTTNLDIRAFIESCNPRNPNLPASLDKMSPTNIHPFENIVNNMAFMLPFQFFSPVPPPLIGSPPERHLIEQGQDRSKETKQDPQIPFSESSFLSSGSAPFEAENEKGTNSPDVTLKTEEDAPLSDSSSYNTVTKLDMTPLSPENKIKSEKNGIGPRKGRVFCTACEKTFYDKGTLKIHYNAVHLKIKHKCTIEGCNMVFSSLRSRNRHSANPNPRLHMPMNRNNRDKDLRNGLTIAGPGDSKRTDFSILTPESRPITSYASSCTDSKVQSSFPSIGQNGVLFPNLKTVQPVLPFYRSPVTPAELANTPGTLPSLPLVSSSIPEQLVSNELPFDALPKKKSRKSSMPIKIEKETVETANENSDIASSEDDMHLQVASDGELEACEHRIDKRVSEHMEKHPHSGNSWKSLSGVEGPKYFESVIEPNNKYIKETSENEMHHFEREVKPEENQALKIVSHEIVCEDPNQHYSDVKKTVTEPPVSFKEQSKPRISKNNCPELQHHLLMGGFFSTLSHRGAAFPCFEDYKDMDHVSQHEIGIQKEESRFHCDICKKTFKNPYSVKMHFKNVHLKEMHICTVEGCNAAFPSRRSRDRHSSNLNLHHKLLTKDALEFNNNHFNATYLLKDMAKEVCQDASLKHVGQTSVIFKGMNRTGSLVFPMSKTRESYSESYGYDPVNDGAVLDLSTTSSIKSESSAHSSWDSDGGSEVCTMPLDDSDESCEGPSLMPNDELYQDCSLLEKANQTFMNLPSSLPITCHICQKLYSNKGTFRAHYKTVHLRQLHKCKVPGCNTMFSSVRSRNRHSQNPNLHKSLARSPSSLH, from the exons GCTATCCGATGCACCCTGGTGAACTGTAATTGTCAGTGCTTCAAACCTGGAAAAATAAACCAGAGACAATGTGACCAGTGCCGACATGGATGGGTAGCACATG CCCTCAGCAAATTAAGGATCCCCAACCTCTACCCAACTACCCAGGTAGAGATAGTCCAATCCAACGTGGTCTTTGATATCAGTAGCCTTATGCTGTATGGAACCCAAGCTGTTCCTGTGCGCCTAAAAATTCTGTTAGATCGGCTTTTCAGTGTCCTGAAGCAAGAAGAGGTGATACAGATTCTCCATGCACTGGACTGGACACTTCAGGATTATATACGTGGATATGTACTCCAG GATGCTTCAGGAAAAGTGCTAGATCACTGGAGCATAATGACCAGTGAAGAAGAACTGGCTACTTTGCAGCAGTTTCTTCGTTTTGGAGAAACAAAATCCATTGTAGAGCTAATGGCCATTCAAGAGAAAGAAGGGCAGTCAATTATAGTACCAACCCCTACGACTAATTTGGATATTAGAGCATTTATAGAAAGTTGCAATCCAAGAAATCCTAATCTTCCTGCTTCCTTGGACAAAATGAGTCCCACCAATATTCATCCCTTTGAGAACATTGTAAATAATATGGCTTTCATGTTACCCTTTCAGTTTTTCAGTCCAGTGCCTCCACCTTTGATAGGTTCACCGCCAGAAAGACATTTGATTGAGCAAGGTCAAGACCGCAGCAAGGAAACTAAACAAGATCCTCAAATACCATTTTCTGAAAGCAGCTTCTTAAGTTCCGGTTCTGCTCCATTTGAAGCTGAAAATGAGAAGGGCACCAACAGCCCAGATGTCACTCTTAAAACAGAAGAGGATGCTCCTCTAAGTGATTCTAGCTCCTATAACACAGTAACAAAGCTTGACATGACACCGTTATccccagaaaataaaataaaatctgaaaaaaatggcaTTGGCCCAAGGAAAGGACGTGTCTTCTGTACTGCGTGTGAAAAAACATTTTATGACAAAGGAACACTGAAGATACACTATAATGCTGTTCATCTGAAGATCAAGCATAAATGCACAATTGAAGGCTGCAATATGGTGTTTAGCTCTTTGCGTAGTCGAAATCGTCATAGCGCAAACCCCAATCCAAGACTCCATATGCCAATGAACAGAAATAACAGAGATAAAGATCTGAGAAATGGACTGACCATTGCTGGACCAGGAGATAGTAAAAGGACAGACTTTTCCATTTTAACCCCAGAAAGCAGACCAATTACTAGTTATGCCAGCTCTTGTACAGATTCAAAGGTGCAATCCAGTTTTCCCAGCATTGGGCAGAATGGTGTTCTCTTTCCAAACTTAAAGACAGTACAGCCAGTTCTTCCTTTTTATCGCAGTCCCGTCACCCCAGCTGAACTTGCTAATACACCAGGTACTCTTCCTTCTCTACCTCTTGTTTCTTCATCAATACCTGAGCAACTTGTTTCTAATGAACTGCCATTCGATGCACTACCCAAGAAGAAATCCCGTAAATCAAGTATGCCTATCAAAATAGAGAAAGAAACTGTTGAGACAGCTAATGAAAACAGTGACATTGCCAGCTCCGAAGACGATATGCATCTACAGGTGGCAAGTGATGGAGAGCTGGAGGCCTGTGAGCATAGGATAGACAAGCGGGTGAGCGAACACATGGAAAAGCACCCTCATTCAGGTAATTCATGGAAATCTCTCTCTGGGGTAGAGGGCCCAAAATATTTTGAATCTGTCATTGAGCCAAATAACAAATACATCAAGGAAACCTCTGAAAATGAAATGCATCACTTTGAGAGAGAGGTTAAGCCAGAAGAAAACCAAGCATTAAAAATAGTTTCCCATGAAATTGTGTGTGAAGATCCAAACCAACACTACAGTGATGTTAAAAAAACAGTGACTGAACCCCCTGTCTCTTTTAAAGAGCAGTCAAAGCCCAGGATTTCTAAAAACAACTGCCCCGAGTTGCAACACCATTTGCTGATGGGGGGCTTTTTCAGCACGTTGTCCCATAGGGGTGCTGCCTTTCCTTGTTTTGAAGACTATAAAGATATGGATCATGTCAGTCAACATGAAATAGGGATTCAGAAGGAAGAAAGCCGCTTTCATTGTGACATCTGTAAGAAGACATTTAAAAACCCTTACAGtgtaaaaatgcattttaaaaatgtacatcTGAAAGAAATGCATATTTGCACAGTTGAGGGCTGTAATGCTGCTTTCCCTTCTCGTAGAAGTCGAGACAG ACATAGTTCAAACCTAAATCTTCATCATAAGCTTCTGACCAAAGATGCACTGGAATTCAACAACAACCATTTCAATGCAACATACCTCTTGAAAGACATGGCTAAAGAGGTTTGTCAAGATGCGTCTTTAAAACATGTTGGACAAACTTCTGTCATCTTCAAAGGAATGAACAGAACAGGCAGCTTGGTTTTTCCAATGAGCAAAACTAGAGAATCATATTCTGAGAGTTATGGATATGATCCAGTGAATGATGGAGCTGTTCTGGATTTAAGCACTACTTCCAGTATTAAGTCTGAGAGCAGCGCACACTCCTCTTGGGATTCTGATGGAGGAAGCGAAGTATGTACCATGCCATTGGATGATAGTGATGAAAGCTGTGAAGGACCAAGTCTAATGCCCAATGATGAGCTTTATCAGGACTGTTCCTTACTGGAAAAGGCTAATCAAACCTTTATGAATTTACCTTCCAGTCTACCAATAACTTGTCATATATGCCAAAAATTGTACAGTAATAAAGGAACCTTCAGGGCCCATTACAAAACTGTGCACCTCCGCCAACTTCACAAATGTAAAGTACCAGGTTGCAACACAATGTTTTCATCTGTTCGCAGTCGAAACAGGCATAGTCAGAACCCTAACCTGCACAAAAGTCTGGCCAGGTCACCAAGTAGCCTACACTAA
- the BNC1 gene encoding zinc finger protein basonuclin-1 isoform X1: protein MSAAIRCTLVNCNCQCFKPGKINQRQCDQCRHGWVAHALSKLRIPNLYPTTQVEIVQSNVVFDISSLMLYGTQAVPVRLKILLDRLFSVLKQEEVIQILHALDWTLQDYIRGYVLQDASGKVLDHWSIMTSEEELATLQQFLRFGETKSIVELMAIQEKEGQSIIVPTPTTNLDIRAFIESCNPRNPNLPASLDKMSPTNIHPFENIVNNMAFMLPFQFFSPVPPPLIGSPPERHLIEQGQDRSKETKQDPQIPFSESSFLSSGSAPFEAENEKGTNSPDVTLKTEEDAPLSDSSSYNTVTKLDMTPLSPENKIKSEKNGIGPRKGRVFCTACEKTFYDKGTLKIHYNAVHLKIKHKCTIEGCNMVFSSLRSRNRHSANPNPRLHMPMNRNNRDKDLRNGLTIAGPGDSKRTDFSILTPESRPITSYASSCTDSKVQSSFPSIGQNGVLFPNLKTVQPVLPFYRSPVTPAELANTPGTLPSLPLVSSSIPEQLVSNELPFDALPKKKSRKSSMPIKIEKETVETANENSDIASSEDDMHLQVASDGELEACEHRIDKRVSEHMEKHPHSGNSWKSLSGVEGPKYFESVIEPNNKYIKETSENEMHHFEREVKPEENQALKIVSHEIVCEDPNQHYSDVKKTVTEPPVSFKEQSKPRISKNNCPELQHHLLMGGFFSTLSHRGAAFPCFEDYKDMDHVSQHEIGIQKEESRFHCDICKKTFKNPYSVKMHFKNVHLKEMHICTVEGCNAAFPSRRSRDRHSSNLNLHHKLLTKDALEFNNNHFNATYLLKDMAKEVCQDASLKHVGQTSVIFKGMNRTGSLVFPMSKTRESYSESYGYDPVNDGAVLDLSTTSSIKSESSAHSSWDSDGGSEVCTMPLDDSDESCEGPSLMPNDELYQDCSLLEKANQTFMNLPSSLPITCHICQKLYSNKGTFRAHYKTVHLRQLHKCKVPGCNTMFSSVRSRNRHSQNPNLHKSLARSPSSLH from the exons GCTATCCGATGCACCCTGGTGAACTGTAATTGTCAGTGCTTCAAACCTGGAAAAATAAACCAGAGACAATGTGACCAGTGCCGACATGGATGGGTAGCACATG CCCTCAGCAAATTAAGGATCCCCAACCTCTACCCAACTACCCAGGTAGAGATAGTCCAATCCAACGTGGTCTTTGATATCAGTAGCCTTATGCTGTATGGAACCCAAGCTGTTCCTGTGCGCCTAAAAATTCTGTTAGATCGGCTTTTCAGTGTCCTGAAGCAAGAAGAGGTGATACAGATTCTCCATGCACTGGACTGGACACTTCAGGATTATATACGTGGATATGTACTCCAG GATGCTTCAGGAAAAGTGCTAGATCACTGGAGCATAATGACCAGTGAAGAAGAACTGGCTACTTTGCAGCAGTTTCTTCGTTTTGGAGAAACAAAATCCATTGTAGAGCTAATGGCCATTCAAGAGAAAGAAGGGCAGTCAATTATAGTACCAACCCCTACGACTAATTTGGATATTAGAGCATTTATAGAAAGTTGCAATCCAAGAAATCCTAATCTTCCTGCTTCCTTGGACAAAATGAGTCCCACCAATATTCATCCCTTTGAGAACATTGTAAATAATATGGCTTTCATGTTACCCTTTCAGTTTTTCAGTCCAGTGCCTCCACCTTTGATAGGTTCACCGCCAGAAAGACATTTGATTGAGCAAGGTCAAGACCGCAGCAAGGAAACTAAACAAGATCCTCAAATACCATTTTCTGAAAGCAGCTTCTTAAGTTCCGGTTCTGCTCCATTTGAAGCTGAAAATGAGAAGGGCACCAACAGCCCAGATGTCACTCTTAAAACAGAAGAGGATGCTCCTCTAAGTGATTCTAGCTCCTATAACACAGTAACAAAGCTTGACATGACACCGTTATccccagaaaataaaataaaatctgaaaaaaatggcaTTGGCCCAAGGAAAGGACGTGTCTTCTGTACTGCGTGTGAAAAAACATTTTATGACAAAGGAACACTGAAGATACACTATAATGCTGTTCATCTGAAGATCAAGCATAAATGCACAATTGAAGGCTGCAATATGGTGTTTAGCTCTTTGCGTAGTCGAAATCGTCATAGCGCAAACCCCAATCCAAGACTCCATATGCCAATGAACAGAAATAACAGAGATAAAGATCTGAGAAATGGACTGACCATTGCTGGACCAGGAGATAGTAAAAGGACAGACTTTTCCATTTTAACCCCAGAAAGCAGACCAATTACTAGTTATGCCAGCTCTTGTACAGATTCAAAGGTGCAATCCAGTTTTCCCAGCATTGGGCAGAATGGTGTTCTCTTTCCAAACTTAAAGACAGTACAGCCAGTTCTTCCTTTTTATCGCAGTCCCGTCACCCCAGCTGAACTTGCTAATACACCAGGTACTCTTCCTTCTCTACCTCTTGTTTCTTCATCAATACCTGAGCAACTTGTTTCTAATGAACTGCCATTCGATGCACTACCCAAGAAGAAATCCCGTAAATCAAGTATGCCTATCAAAATAGAGAAAGAAACTGTTGAGACAGCTAATGAAAACAGTGACATTGCCAGCTCCGAAGACGATATGCATCTACAGGTGGCAAGTGATGGAGAGCTGGAGGCCTGTGAGCATAGGATAGACAAGCGGGTGAGCGAACACATGGAAAAGCACCCTCATTCAGGTAATTCATGGAAATCTCTCTCTGGGGTAGAGGGCCCAAAATATTTTGAATCTGTCATTGAGCCAAATAACAAATACATCAAGGAAACCTCTGAAAATGAAATGCATCACTTTGAGAGAGAGGTTAAGCCAGAAGAAAACCAAGCATTAAAAATAGTTTCCCATGAAATTGTGTGTGAAGATCCAAACCAACACTACAGTGATGTTAAAAAAACAGTGACTGAACCCCCTGTCTCTTTTAAAGAGCAGTCAAAGCCCAGGATTTCTAAAAACAACTGCCCCGAGTTGCAACACCATTTGCTGATGGGGGGCTTTTTCAGCACGTTGTCCCATAGGGGTGCTGCCTTTCCTTGTTTTGAAGACTATAAAGATATGGATCATGTCAGTCAACATGAAATAGGGATTCAGAAGGAAGAAAGCCGCTTTCATTGTGACATCTGTAAGAAGACATTTAAAAACCCTTACAGtgtaaaaatgcattttaaaaatgtacatcTGAAAGAAATGCATATTTGCACAGTTGAGGGCTGTAATGCTGCTTTCCCTTCTCGTAGAAGTCGAGACAG ACATAGTTCAAACCTAAATCTTCATCATAAGCTTCTGACCAAAGATGCACTGGAATTCAACAACAACCATTTCAATGCAACATACCTCTTGAAAGACATGGCTAAAGAGGTTTGTCAAGATGCGTCTTTAAAACATGTTGGACAAACTTCTGTCATCTTCAAAGGAATGAACAGAACAGGCAGCTTGGTTTTTCCAATGAGCAAAACTAGAGAATCATATTCTGAGAGTTATGGATATGATCCAGTGAATGATGGAGCTGTTCTGGATTTAAGCACTACTTCCAGTATTAAGTCTGAGAGCAGCGCACACTCCTCTTGGGATTCTGATGGAGGAAGCGAAGTATGTACCATGCCATTGGATGATAGTGATGAAAGCTGTGAAGGACCAAGTCTAATGCCCAATGATGAGCTTTATCAGGACTGTTCCTTACTGGAAAAGGCTAATCAAACCTTTATGAATTTACCTTCCAGTCTACCAATAACTTGTCATATATGCCAAAAATTGTACAGTAATAAAGGAACCTTCAGGGCCCATTACAAAACTGTGCACCTCCGCCAACTTCACAAATGTAAAGTACCAGGTTGCAACACAATGTTTTCATCTGTTCGCAGTCGAAACAGGCATAGTCAGAACCCTAACCTGCACAAAAGTCTGGCCAGGTCACCAAGTAGCCTACACTAA